The following are from one region of the Clostridiales bacterium genome:
- the smc gene encoding chromosome segregation protein SMC, protein MYLKRIEIKGFKSFADKIDIELNKGITGIIGPNGSGKSNISDAVKWVLGEQSAKNLRGMKMEDVIFAGTSTRKPLGFAEVSITVDNSDGLIPVEYTEITATRRMYRSGDSEYFINGTSCRLKDISDVFMDTGIGRDGYSIIGQGRIDEIINARADERREIFEEAAGIVKYKVRKQEAERKLESTEQNINRIRDIINELENQIEPLKVQSHKAKEYLNLKESLKTLELNIFIRNADRLKDKINSTAVQSSHIEDELLENNRNNARLEGDYTDIRLHMEENRKNIESLQNQIYSFGNEIEKLSGQADVLNEKLKNSGKNISRIDSEIESLNTDIDNMNIQLDEVSKKKSAIESDLQKERDLLLNKNSEFEKISSSINEKEEKTESIKTEIIEILNRLSDVKGSINSLTALKDNIKKRKSQILTEKSKKLSIKNETENSLKAINNEVKLHTLEINKLNDEIILLDKERSDILNKRKIIDKNIYELNSRIQSCRAKYNVLKSMENEFEGYSKSVKEIMRLKSHDKSLNAGICGTVAELVDVQKEYEIAIEVSIGASLQNIVTENEYIAKHCIEFLKKNKFGRATFLPLTTVQARKRYSNSENIRRSAGFIGFADELIRYKDRYKNIFSSLLGRVIIMDNIDKGITLAKRINYSTKIVTLEGDIISAGGAFTGGSTRSKTGGILSRKREIDELKKDLKELEDSLVILNSQREYLDKKQQSNEKSIEEKESAKHSESILLSTASGKIKLQNAELERNKQDYNDLCIELSQNEGESKEIESKITEEKLKYQELDDRSRSLSEKARAEQAHIKDISSAREKIISENTSIKIRIAQLEQTLSSFNEKRDEIKNKIDKCESSASAKRNEKEEEIKQIENIKSEIEKTGKTIEDLTKRKSQDNKKLESLNNDKQKNALILQESEKKKKEYDELSKTLQSEIHKIEMQKAKYEMELENAQNKIWDEYELSYASAMEYKTEMADYAGSLKDAQALRERIKGLGEVNVGAIDEYIKIKERYEFLKKQEEDLMEAKEALNVLISEMTEKMKTQFVSNLKIINENFNTTFKSLFGGGRAEIVLSDKDEILSSGVDIIAEPPGKKLQSLSLLSGGEKALTAIALLFAILKMKPSPFCILDEIEAALDDANVARYAEFLREYSKNTQFIIVTHRKGTMEISDMLYGVTMEEKGVSKLISIKLPEMAG, encoded by the coding sequence TTGTACTTAAAGAGGATAGAGATAAAAGGTTTCAAATCATTTGCGGACAAAATCGATATTGAACTCAATAAAGGCATAACAGGCATAATCGGCCCTAACGGAAGCGGAAAAAGCAACATATCGGATGCTGTAAAATGGGTGCTTGGGGAACAGAGCGCTAAAAATTTAAGAGGTATGAAGATGGAGGACGTAATATTTGCGGGAACTTCCACCAGAAAGCCCCTTGGTTTTGCTGAGGTTTCAATCACTGTTGACAATTCCGACGGATTGATACCCGTTGAGTATACGGAAATTACTGCAACCAGAAGGATGTATCGCTCAGGGGATAGCGAATACTTTATAAATGGTACAAGCTGCAGGTTAAAGGATATATCGGATGTTTTCATGGATACCGGAATAGGCAGGGATGGCTATTCCATAATAGGCCAGGGGAGGATAGACGAGATAATAAATGCCAGGGCTGATGAGAGAAGAGAGATATTTGAAGAAGCAGCCGGCATAGTTAAGTACAAAGTAAGAAAACAGGAAGCAGAAAGAAAACTTGAGAGCACAGAGCAGAATATAAACAGGATAAGAGACATCATAAACGAGCTTGAAAATCAGATAGAGCCGTTAAAGGTGCAATCCCACAAAGCCAAGGAATATCTTAACCTTAAAGAAAGCCTGAAGACTCTGGAACTTAATATATTTATAAGAAATGCAGACAGACTGAAGGATAAAATAAACAGTACCGCGGTACAGTCATCCCATATTGAGGATGAACTCCTGGAGAATAACCGAAATAATGCAAGACTCGAAGGGGATTACACGGACATCAGGCTGCACATGGAAGAGAATAGAAAAAATATTGAAAGTCTGCAAAATCAGATATATTCTTTCGGAAATGAGATTGAAAAGCTTTCCGGTCAAGCAGATGTATTGAATGAAAAATTGAAAAACAGCGGAAAAAATATATCCAGAATCGATTCGGAAATAGAATCGTTGAATACTGATATTGATAATATGAATATTCAGCTGGATGAAGTAAGCAAAAAAAAGAGTGCAATAGAAAGTGACCTTCAAAAAGAGCGGGACTTGCTCTTAAATAAAAACAGTGAATTTGAGAAGATAAGCAGTTCCATAAATGAAAAAGAAGAAAAGACTGAAAGCATCAAAACAGAAATAATAGAAATATTGAACCGACTATCTGATGTAAAAGGGTCAATCAATAGCCTGACTGCATTAAAAGATAACATAAAAAAAAGAAAGAGCCAGATATTGACGGAGAAAAGCAAGAAGCTTTCGATAAAAAATGAGACGGAAAACAGCTTGAAGGCTATAAATAATGAAGTAAAGCTGCATACTCTTGAAATAAACAAATTAAACGATGAAATCATACTCCTTGATAAAGAAAGATCGGATATATTAAATAAAAGAAAAATAATTGATAAAAATATATATGAGTTAAACAGCAGGATTCAATCCTGCAGGGCCAAGTATAACGTTTTAAAAAGCATGGAAAACGAATTTGAAGGGTACTCAAAGAGCGTAAAGGAAATAATGCGGCTAAAAAGTCACGATAAATCGTTAAACGCTGGCATTTGCGGAACTGTAGCAGAGCTTGTAGACGTGCAGAAAGAATATGAGATTGCCATCGAAGTATCGATAGGAGCATCTCTTCAAAATATAGTAACTGAAAATGAATATATCGCAAAGCATTGTATAGAATTTCTCAAAAAAAATAAATTCGGCAGGGCCACTTTTTTGCCTCTAACGACAGTGCAGGCAAGGAAAAGATATTCAAATTCTGAAAATATCAGACGCAGTGCGGGATTTATCGGTTTTGCAGATGAACTTATAAGATATAAAGACAGGTATAAAAATATTTTTTCAAGCCTCCTCGGCAGGGTAATCATTATGGATAATATCGACAAAGGGATAACCCTGGCTAAAAGAATCAATTATTCAACAAAAATAGTTACATTAGAGGGGGATATCATAAGCGCGGGAGGAGCATTCACAGGCGGGAGCACCAGATCTAAAACCGGAGGGATATTAAGCAGAAAAAGGGAAATAGATGAGCTAAAAAAGGATTTAAAAGAGCTTGAGGATTCCCTAGTGATATTAAACAGCCAGAGGGAATACTTAGATAAAAAGCAGCAGAGCAATGAAAAGAGCATTGAAGAAAAAGAGAGCGCCAAGCATTCTGAAAGTATTCTCCTTTCAACTGCATCGGGAAAAATAAAACTTCAAAACGCCGAACTCGAAAGGAACAAGCAGGACTATAACGATTTATGCATTGAGCTTTCACAGAACGAGGGCGAAAGCAAAGAGATTGAATCCAAAATAACCGAAGAAAAATTAAAATATCAGGAGCTTGATGATAGAAGCAGGTCACTATCTGAGAAAGCCCGAGCGGAACAGGCGCATATAAAGGATATATCGAGCGCAAGGGAAAAGATAATATCTGAAAATACATCCATTAAAATAAGGATAGCCCAGTTGGAGCAGACTCTTTCTTCATTCAATGAAAAAAGAGATGAAATAAAAAATAAGATCGATAAGTGTGAAAGCTCTGCATCAGCTAAAAGGAACGAAAAGGAAGAGGAAATAAAGCAAATAGAAAATATTAAATCTGAAATCGAAAAAACAGGTAAGACAATAGAAGATCTTACTAAGAGAAAGTCGCAGGATAATAAAAAACTGGAGTCTTTAAACAATGATAAGCAAAAAAATGCACTCATACTGCAGGAATCGGAAAAGAAGAAAAAAGAGTATGATGAGCTGTCAAAAACACTCCAGTCGGAAATTCATAAGATAGAAATGCAAAAGGCAAAATATGAAATGGAACTTGAAAATGCCCAGAATAAGATATGGGATGAATATGAACTGAGCTATGCCTCTGCAATGGAATATAAAACGGAGATGGCAGATTACGCCGGGAGTTTAAAGGATGCTCAGGCACTTAGGGAAAGGATAAAGGGCCTAGGAGAAGTAAATGTAGGCGCAATCGATGAATATATAAAAATTAAAGAGAGATACGAGTTTTTAAAAAAGCAGGAAGAGGACTTGATGGAAGCCAAAGAAGCCTTAAATGTATTGATATCGGAAATGACTGAAAAAATGAAGACTCAGTTTGTAAGCAACCTTAAAATAATAAATGAGAATTTCAATACTACATTTAAAAGTTTGTTCGGAGGCGGAAGAGCTGAAATTGTTTTAAGCGATAAGGATGAAATATTGTCAAGCGGAGTGGATATTATCGCCGAGCCTCCCGGCAAAAAGCTCCAGAGCTTGTCCCTTCTCTCAGGAGGAGAAAAAGCTCTTACGGCAATTGCGCTGCTGTTTGCAATATTGAAGATGAAACCATCGCCGTTTTGCATATTAGATGAGATCGAAGCGGCCCTGGATGATGCAAATGTAGCAAGATATGCCGAATTTTTAAGGGAATATTCAAAGAATACGCAGTTTATCATAGTTACTCATAGAAAAGGGACTATGGAGATATCTGATATGCTTTACGGCGTCACCATGGAGGAAAAGGGTGTCTCTAAATTGATTTCTATCAAATTGCCGGAGATGGCAGGTTAA
- the ftsY gene encoding signal recognition particle-docking protein FtsY codes for MDKNEGFFRKLISGLSKTRDSISSRIGQVLNLSGSISDDLYDEIEEILITSDIGIKSTEEITSRLREKVRTDKIKDPAEIKNALKEILTDMLQENDRDDRNLKLPMVVLVVGVNGVGKTTTIGKLAKKYKDAGMSVLIAAADTFRAAAIDQICIWGSRVGADVIRQHEGSDPAAVVYDAVQSAKARKTDVLICDTAGRLHNKKNLMDELKKINRVIDREYADSYKETLLVLDATTGQNAVIQAREFKDACDVSGIALTKLDGTAKGGIIIAIKNELGIPVKYIGVGEGIDDLQEFDSRNFVNALFGD; via the coding sequence ATGGACAAAAACGAAGGCTTTTTCAGAAAGCTTATATCAGGGCTTTCAAAGACAAGAGATTCGATCAGCAGCAGGATAGGGCAGGTTCTGAATTTGAGCGGGTCCATAAGCGATGATCTATATGATGAAATAGAAGAAATATTGATAACATCCGACATAGGAATAAAATCTACTGAGGAAATAACAAGCAGGCTAAGGGAAAAGGTGAGAACCGATAAAATAAAGGATCCTGCCGAGATAAAAAATGCGCTTAAGGAGATACTGACCGATATGCTTCAGGAAAACGATAGAGATGACAGAAATTTAAAGCTTCCGATGGTGGTGCTGGTAGTAGGAGTAAACGGTGTCGGCAAAACCACGACTATCGGAAAACTTGCAAAAAAGTATAAGGATGCGGGCATGTCGGTGCTTATCGCTGCAGCAGACACATTCAGGGCCGCCGCTATCGACCAGATATGCATATGGGGCAGCAGGGTGGGAGCGGATGTTATAAGGCAGCATGAAGGCTCGGATCCCGCTGCGGTAGTCTATGATGCCGTGCAATCCGCAAAGGCAAGGAAGACCGATGTATTGATATGCGATACGGCAGGGAGGCTTCACAATAAAAAGAACCTCATGGATGAATTGAAGAAGATAAACAGAGTAATAGACAGGGAATATGCTGATTCTTATAAAGAAACATTGCTTGTTTTAGATGCTACGACAGGCCAAAACGCAGTTATACAGGCAAGGGAATTTAAAGATGCCTGCGATGTTTCAGGCATTGCCTTAACTAAACTCGATGGTACTGCAAAGGGCGGCATAATAATCGCGATTAAAAATGAACTTGGCATCCCCGTAAAATATATAGGAGTCGGTGAAGGGATAGATGATTTGCAGGAGTTTGACAGCAGGAATTTTGTGAATGCACTTTTTGGGGATTGA